In Drosophila pseudoobscura strain MV-25-SWS-2005 chromosome 4, UCI_Dpse_MV25, whole genome shotgun sequence, the following proteins share a genomic window:
- the ppk11 gene encoding pickpocket protein 11 isoform X1: protein MSAFKIEETPPPLYTVYFEDYLRPKKLQTKAHLQHFETKVGKISAVASSLKRLKILRWHSRIIQRFQQLPLPSFLGFLRARKDDGMCKRKSGFEIYCEMASIHGFHVFVGAETWQRIFWWLLICTAVILSNVILLTAPKEAPTILFIDSMMKATSEIPFPAVTICSLNGISKDKLQKRAKEWKVSEETLRNSVMEELFRTNLNWSQLLEDLAPPICEQIRSCKWENHLESCLGELKPFWTFDNRLCCSFNHQKELYTSQLGVSLVVKLQKEDYAASIIASHGFEVLIHESQSVPDAATMRMMIPSDSETHIMVRAFSTRFTANLAGLPIEDRRCFLPDEHRLWFYSAYSLSNCLTECRSKKIIQSCGCVPPHAPGESTWPICGLQQVECVRKYDEISEQITAVERDCNCLPPCTFHRYEFESDVSLIKGSNSTNEVRLNVYYDLAFTEELLLDVYETWLAFIGTFGGVNGLFMGCSFVSVFELIFFTCVRPTCNWLARQQILWRRRRKQAKVGLAH, encoded by the exons ATGTCTGCCTTTAAAATAGAGGAGACCCCGCCTCCCCTGTATACGGTTTACTTTGAGGACTATCTCAGGCCAAAAAAGCTACAGACAAAAGCACATCTGCAACATTTTGAGACGAAAGTGGGGAAAATCTCAGCCGTAGCCAGCAGCCTGAAGCGCTTGAAGATACTGCGATGGCACTCTAGGATCATTCAACGATTTCAGCAGCTGCCTCTGCCCAGTTTTCTGGGCTTCCTGCGGGCCCGCAAGGACGATGGCATGTGCAAACGGAAATCTGGCTTCGAGATCTACTGCGAAATGGCCAGCATCCATGGCTTCCATGTGTTTGTCGGGGCCGAGACCTGGCAGCGCATTTTCTGGTGGCTTCTGATTTGTACTGCAGTGATTTTGTCGAACGTTATCCTCCTCACGGCGCCCAAAGAAGCTCCCACCATTCTTTTTATAGACAGCATGATGAAGGCAACCTCAGAGATCCCCTTTCCGGCGGTAACTATATGCAGTTTGAATGGAATTTCCAAGGATAAGCTACAGAAAAGAGCCAAGGAATGGAAAGTGTCAGAGGAAACGCTGCGGAATAGCGTTATGGAGGAGCTATTTCGGACGAACCTCAACTGGTCGCAGCTTCTGGAGGATCTGGCTCCGCCAATCTGTGAACAGATCCGTAGCTGCAAGTGGGAAAATCATCTGGAAAGCTGCCTGGGAGAACTGAAGCCATTCTGGACCTTTGATAATCGTCTCTGCTGCAGCTTTAACCATCAAAAAGAGCTCTACACTTCACAGTTGGGAGTTAGTCTCGTGGTTAAACTTCAAAAAGAGGATTATGCTGCCTCAATAATTGCATCCCATGGCTTTGAGGTTCTCATTCACGAATCCCAAAGCGTACCAGATGCCGCCACCATGAGGATGATGATACCAAGTGATTCAGAGACCCACATAATGGTGCGAGCCTTTTCCACGCGGTTCACAGCGAATCTAGCGGGCCTTCCCATTGAGGACCGACGCTGCTTCCTGCCCGATGAGCATCGTCTGTGGTTCTACTCCGCCTACAGTCTAAGCAACTGCCTTACCGAGTGTCGCAGCAAAAAAATCATTCAGTCTTGCGGCTGTGTTCCGCCCCATGCTCCTGGGGAAAGCACATGGCCCATTTGTGGCCTCCAGCAGGTGGAATGTGTGCGGAAGTATG ATGAAATTAGTGAGCAGATCACGGCAGTGGAGAGGGACTGCAATTGCCTGCCGCCGTGCACATTCCATCGCTATGAATTCGAGAGTGATGTGAGTCTCATAAAGGGATCCAATTCCACGAACGAGGTCCGCTTGAATGTCTACTACGACCTCGCATTTACCGAGGAGCTGCTTTTGGACGTGTACGAGACCTGGCTGGCATTCATAG GAACCTTTGGCGGCGTCAACGGGCTATTTATGGGCTGCAGTTTCGTGTCGGTCTTCGAGCTAATATTCTTTACGTGTGTGCGCCCCACTTGCAACTGGCTGGCGCGCCAGCAGATACTCTGGCGACGCCGCAGGAAACAAGCAAAAGTGGGTTTGGCTCATTAG
- the ppk11 gene encoding pickpocket protein 11 isoform X2 has translation MSAFKIEETPPPLYTVYFEDYLRPKKLQTKAHLQHFETKVGKISAVASSLKRLKILRWHSRIIQRFQQLPLPSFLGFLRARKDDGMCKRKSGFEIYCEMASIHGFHVFVGAETWQRIFWWLLICTAVILSNVILLTAPKEAPTILFIDSMMKATSEIPFPAVTICSLNGISKDKLQKRAKEWKVSEETLRNSVMEELFRTNLNWSQLLEDLAPPICEQIRSCKWENHLESCLGELKPFWTFDNRLCCSFNHQKELYTSQLGVSLVVKLQKEDYAASIIASHGFEVLIHESQSVPDAATMRMMIPSDSETHIMVRAFSTRFTANLAGLPIEDRRCFLPDEHRLWFYSAYSLSNCLTECRSKKIIQSCGCVPPHAPGESTWPICGLQQVECVRK, from the exons ATGTCTGCCTTTAAAATAGAGGAGACCCCGCCTCCCCTGTATACGGTTTACTTTGAGGACTATCTCAGGCCAAAAAAGCTACAGACAAAAGCACATCTGCAACATTTTGAGACGAAAGTGGGGAAAATCTCAGCCGTAGCCAGCAGCCTGAAGCGCTTGAAGATACTGCGATGGCACTCTAGGATCATTCAACGATTTCAGCAGCTGCCTCTGCCCAGTTTTCTGGGCTTCCTGCGGGCCCGCAAGGACGATGGCATGTGCAAACGGAAATCTGGCTTCGAGATCTACTGCGAAATGGCCAGCATCCATGGCTTCCATGTGTTTGTCGGGGCCGAGACCTGGCAGCGCATTTTCTGGTGGCTTCTGATTTGTACTGCAGTGATTTTGTCGAACGTTATCCTCCTCACGGCGCCCAAAGAAGCTCCCACCATTCTTTTTATAGACAGCATGATGAAGGCAACCTCAGAGATCCCCTTTCCGGCGGTAACTATATGCAGTTTGAATGGAATTTCCAAGGATAAGCTACAGAAAAGAGCCAAGGAATGGAAAGTGTCAGAGGAAACGCTGCGGAATAGCGTTATGGAGGAGCTATTTCGGACGAACCTCAACTGGTCGCAGCTTCTGGAGGATCTGGCTCCGCCAATCTGTGAACAGATCCGTAGCTGCAAGTGGGAAAATCATCTGGAAAGCTGCCTGGGAGAACTGAAGCCATTCTGGACCTTTGATAATCGTCTCTGCTGCAGCTTTAACCATCAAAAAGAGCTCTACACTTCACAGTTGGGAGTTAGTCTCGTGGTTAAACTTCAAAAAGAGGATTATGCTGCCTCAATAATTGCATCCCATGGCTTTGAGGTTCTCATTCACGAATCCCAAAGCGTACCAGATGCCGCCACCATGAGGATGATGATACCAAGTGATTCAGAGACCCACATAATGGTGCGAGCCTTTTCCACGCGGTTCACAGCGAATCTAGCGGGCCTTCCCATTGAGGACCGACGCTGCTTCCTGCCCGATGAGCATCGTCTGTGGTTCTACTCCGCCTACAGTCTAAGCAACTGCCTTACCGAGTGTCGCAGCAAAAAAATCATTCAGTCTTGCGGCTGTGTTCCGCCCCATGCTCCTGGGGAAAGCACATGGCCCATTTGTGGCCTCCAGCAGGTGGAATGTGTGCGGAA ATGA
- the ppk16 gene encoding sodium channel protein Nach codes for MAFKKRRIFDLRQVQAAQQLAASTRSDPVKRSSPESHQPIHRFRQLGEWFSENMRNYCQTTSLHGFSYITRQDISRNERLFWLIVVILSIITSIVLVVVSWQWARQTPTVTVIESSHFPTWNIPFPAVTICNFNKISKLKAINLLQQMQVPAGVNRSELHNLFNLTLLPVDNMISNSSLQTYDRILKLNNVSLTTLTSQLSPDCIDMISSCIWKGINTRCDSLFQRIETMEGQCCSFNYFGGITNNFPEKIAYQVPKRPYRVTGCGYPTGLTVLLSPMASDYYGTFFSGYGFQLMLHDAYNFPDENSETKVVTSTRESFVRINPESTYATNDIRRMDLSLRNCLFGSERAMHGLKRYSFINCMFECRVKMIHNLCGCVPSYVYNNGSFRVCDVLDANCMIHGKRLFSHALANLNMSLSIVRETSSFPCGCLPDCQSNHYASESTMGRLDVSYFANRPGSSNDTDRILLHVFFSDLMSTRYRTDIFQNWLSALASFGGLLGLIMGFSIVTAFEFLYFLTFRPIFNYINRD; via the exons ATGGCGTTCAAGAAGCGACGCATCTTCGATCTGCGGCAAGTGCAGGCCGCCCAACAGCTGGCCGCCTCTACCCGCAGTGATCCCGTAAAGCGCTCTAGTCCTGAGAGCCATCAGCCCATCCATCGCTTCCGCCAGCTTGGAGAGTGGTTCAGCGAGAATATGCGCAATTATTGTCAGACCACGTCGCTGCATGGCTTTAGCTACATCACGCGGCAGGACATCAGCCGGAACGAGCGCCTGTTCTGGCTGATTGTCGTCATCCTGTCCATCATCACATCGATTGTGCTGGTCGTCGTCTCGTGGCAGTGGGCCCGCCAGACGCCCACAGTCACGGTCATCGAGAGCTCGCACTTTCCCACCTGGAACATACCCTTTCCCGCCGTAACGATATGCAATTTCAACAAGATATCAAAGCTTAAGGCGATCAACCTGCTACAGCAAAT GCAAGTGCCTGCTGGAGTCAATAGATCGGAGCTGCACAACCTTTTCAATCTCACTCTGTTGCCCGTGGACAATATGATCAGCAATAGTTCGTTGCAGACTTATGACAGGATCCTAAAGCTGAATAATGTTAGCCTCACAACGCTAACGTCTCAGTTGTCGCCGGACTGCATTGACATGATCTCTAGCTGCATCTGGAAGGGCATCAATACGCGCTGCGACAGCCTCTTTCAGCGCATCGAGACGATGGAGGGGCAGTGCTGCAGCTTCAACTATTTCGGAGGGATAACCAACAATTTCCCAGA AAAAATCGCTTATCAGGTGCCAAAGCGTCCGTACCGAGTCACTGGCTGTGGCTATCCCACGGGTCTGACCGTGCTTCTCAGTCCCATGGCCTCTGATTACTACGGCACCTTCTTCAGCGGCTATGGGTTCCAGCTGATGCTCCACGACGCCTACAACTTTCCCGATGAGAACTCAGAGACCAAGGTCGTGACATCCACGCGCGAGAGCTTTGTGCGAATCAATCCAGAGTCGACCTATGCCACCAACGACATTCGCCGCATGGACTTGTCACTGAGAAACTGCCTGTTCGGAAGCGAGCGGGCGATGCACGGACTGAAGCGTTACTCCTTTATCAACTGCATGTTCGAGTGCAGGGTTAAGATGATCCACAACCTCTGTGGCTGCGTTCCCTCGTATGTCTATAACAATGGTAGCTTCAGGGTATGCGATGTGCTGGATGCCAACTGCATGATACACGGAAAGC GTCTCTTCTCCCATGCCTTGGCCAATCTGAATATGTCGCTGTCAATTGTGCGCGAGACGAGTAGTTTTCCCTGCGGCTGTCTGCCCGATTGCCAGTCGAATCATTACGCCTCGGAGAGCACCATGGGCAGGCTGGATGTCAGCTACTTTGCCAATCGTCCGGGCAGCAG CAACGACACCGACAGGATTCTGTTGCATGTGTTCTTCAGTGACCTCATGAGCACCAGATATCGCACAGACATTTTCCAGAACTGGCTGTCCGCCTTGG CTTCATTCGGCGGATTGTTGGGTCTAATTATGGGCTTTAGCATCGTGACGGCCTTTGAGTTCCTGTACTTCCTGACCTTTCGACCCATATTCAACTACATCAACCGCGATTAA
- the ppk18 gene encoding sodium channel protein Nach isoform X2, with amino-acid sequence MTQVEAPSNYLRLFKEFLRQSSINGLHPFLYPTPIRYAKALWLTLMAAIVVWTHVVIVNLTLEYLDQPTEIHMAPDLVHVANSPFPAVGVCTANKISQRLLRSYAVKLYHHQEKSKSNDESTLQRVALDVDDMAERLLVLAQFYLNPLDTPQLDEAQLQRLHWLLSSYHNDTGYSVRDILRQLSPDCGELIIRGIVYGSPVNTSQMFVKRPTSSNVCCIFNYRRPSYSQIAHIRAEDNAEMGAQPKVVFESNSILNSVQFVLQDTPEDDQTNTFMTNNAFQEDYATVQSTTLGEILVDHNTIVEIPIQPTFFSSSEGVRTVSPEARRCYFPEEGRKLINQSYYSIDECLLLCRSKSMMDHCGCVSPPMIGSSTDLKYCSLPDLPCLTKWKSIWYGYDEFAYLQEGESQAAQGQCTHCLPTCNGVSFRITSNVAPMRLNYNGTGYRTGLLKGLTNERPLAVIKFFFKLRFAQATKSELVSTWVVLLNRFGGILSLMYGFSIVSYIEIFYYLTGKWFVYICRAFTKRQPPRPVRGNNSLYWDELMPKGLGLRVPN; translated from the exons ATGACTCAAGTGGAGGCCCCCTCCAACTATCTCCGCCTGTTCAAGGAGTTTCTGCGCCAGAGCTCCATCAATGGCCTGCACCCGTTCCTGTACCCCACACCCATCCGATACGCCAA AGCACTCTGGCTGACGCTGATGGCCGCAATAGTGGTGTGGACCCACGTTGTTATCGTCAATCTCACCCTGGAGTACCTAGACCAGCCAACAGAGATCCATATGGCCCCCGATCTGGTGCACGTGGCCAACAGCCCCTTTCCGGCGGTCGGCGTCTGCACCGCCAATAAGATCAGCCAGCGTCTGCTGCGCAGCTATGCCGTCAAACT TTATCATCACCAGGAAAAGTCCAAATCCAACGACGAGTCTACGCTGCAGAGGGTGGCCCTAGATGTGGACGATATGGCCGAAcgcctgctggtgctggcgcaGTTCTATCTGAATCCCCTGGACACCCCGCAGCTGGACGaggcgcagctgcagcggctcCACTGGCTGCTCTCCAGCTACCACAACGACACTGGCTACTCGGTTCGTGATATATTGCGTCAACTGTCGCCAGACTGTGGCGAATTGATAATCCGAGGCATTGTCTACGGCTCCCCTGTGAACACCAGCCAAATGTTTGTCAAGCGACCGACTTCATCGAATGTGTGCTGCATATTTAACTATCGCCGACCcagctattcccaaattgc GCACATACGAGCGGAGGATAATGCCGAGATGGGGGCCCAGCCAAAGGTGGTGTTTGAGTCCAATTCCATTTTGAACAGCGTGCAGTTTGTGCTGCAGGACACACCAGAGGATGATCAGACCAACACTTTCATGACCAACAATGCGTTTCAG GAGGATTATGCCACCGTTCAGTCCACTACTTTGGGAGAAATACTCGTTGATCACAACACCATTGTCGAGATTCCCATTCAGCCCACGTTCTTCAGCTCCAGCGAAGGAGTGCGCACCGTCTCGCCGGAAGCTCGTCGCTGCTACTTTCCCGAGGAGGGGAGGAAGCTCATCAACCA ATCGTATTACTCGATTGACGagtgcctgctgctgtgtcGCAGCAAAAGCATGATGGATCACTGCGGCTGCGTCTCCCCGCCTATGATTGGCAGCTCCACAGACCTAAAATACTGCAGCCTGCCCGATCTGCCCTGCCTGACCAAGTGGAAGAGCATCTGGTATGGTTACGACGAGTTCGCGTATCTGCAGGAGGGCGAGAGCCAGGCGGCCCAAGGACAATGCACCCACTGCCTGCCCACCTGCAATGGAGTGAGTTTCCGCATCACAAGCAATGTGGCGCCCATGCGCCTCAACTACAATGGCACCGGCTACCGTACGGGTCTACT AAAAGGGCTGACCAACGAGCGACCCTTGGCTGTCATCAAGTTCTTCTTCAAGTTGCGCTTTGCACAGGCCACCAAATCGGAGCTGGTCAGCACTTGGGTGGTGCTCCTTA ATCGCTTTGGGGGCATCCTCTCGCTTATGTACGGCTTTAGCATAGTTAGCTACATCGAGATATTCTATTACCTCACGGGCAAGTGGTTCGTCTACATCTGCAGAGCATTTACCAAGAGGCAACCACCACGACCAGTCAGAGGAAACAACAGCCTCTACTGGGATGAGTTGATGCCCAAGGGATTAGGATTAAGGGTGCCCAATTAG
- the ppk18 gene encoding sodium channel protein Nach isoform X1, whose amino-acid sequence MTQVEAPSNYLRLFKEFLRQSSINGLHPFLYPTPIRYAKALWLTLMAAIVVWTHVVIVNLTLEYLDQPTEIHMAPDLVHVANSPFPAVGVCTANKISQRLLRSYAVKLYHHQEKSKSNDESTLQRVALDVDDMAERLLVLAQFYLNPLDTPQLDEAQLQRLHWLLSSYHNDTGYSVRDILRQLSPDCGELIIRGIVYGSPVNTSQMFVKRPTSSNVCCIFNYRRPSYSQIAHIRAEDNAEMGAQPKVVFESNSILNSVQFVLQDTPEDDQTNTFMTNNAFQLTIFPQEDYATVQSTTLGEILVDHNTIVEIPIQPTFFSSSEGVRTVSPEARRCYFPEEGRKLINQSYYSIDECLLLCRSKSMMDHCGCVSPPMIGSSTDLKYCSLPDLPCLTKWKSIWYGYDEFAYLQEGESQAAQGQCTHCLPTCNGVSFRITSNVAPMRLNYNGTGYRTGLLKGLTNERPLAVIKFFFKLRFAQATKSELVSTWVVLLNRFGGILSLMYGFSIVSYIEIFYYLTGKWFVYICRAFTKRQPPRPVRGNNSLYWDELMPKGLGLRVPN is encoded by the exons ATGACTCAAGTGGAGGCCCCCTCCAACTATCTCCGCCTGTTCAAGGAGTTTCTGCGCCAGAGCTCCATCAATGGCCTGCACCCGTTCCTGTACCCCACACCCATCCGATACGCCAA AGCACTCTGGCTGACGCTGATGGCCGCAATAGTGGTGTGGACCCACGTTGTTATCGTCAATCTCACCCTGGAGTACCTAGACCAGCCAACAGAGATCCATATGGCCCCCGATCTGGTGCACGTGGCCAACAGCCCCTTTCCGGCGGTCGGCGTCTGCACCGCCAATAAGATCAGCCAGCGTCTGCTGCGCAGCTATGCCGTCAAACT TTATCATCACCAGGAAAAGTCCAAATCCAACGACGAGTCTACGCTGCAGAGGGTGGCCCTAGATGTGGACGATATGGCCGAAcgcctgctggtgctggcgcaGTTCTATCTGAATCCCCTGGACACCCCGCAGCTGGACGaggcgcagctgcagcggctcCACTGGCTGCTCTCCAGCTACCACAACGACACTGGCTACTCGGTTCGTGATATATTGCGTCAACTGTCGCCAGACTGTGGCGAATTGATAATCCGAGGCATTGTCTACGGCTCCCCTGTGAACACCAGCCAAATGTTTGTCAAGCGACCGACTTCATCGAATGTGTGCTGCATATTTAACTATCGCCGACCcagctattcccaaattgc GCACATACGAGCGGAGGATAATGCCGAGATGGGGGCCCAGCCAAAGGTGGTGTTTGAGTCCAATTCCATTTTGAACAGCGTGCAGTTTGTGCTGCAGGACACACCAGAGGATGATCAGACCAACACTTTCATGACCAACAATGCGTTTCAG CTGACAATCTTCCCGCAGGAGGATTATGCCACCGTTCAGTCCACTACTTTGGGAGAAATACTCGTTGATCACAACACCATTGTCGAGATTCCCATTCAGCCCACGTTCTTCAGCTCCAGCGAAGGAGTGCGCACCGTCTCGCCGGAAGCTCGTCGCTGCTACTTTCCCGAGGAGGGGAGGAAGCTCATCAACCA ATCGTATTACTCGATTGACGagtgcctgctgctgtgtcGCAGCAAAAGCATGATGGATCACTGCGGCTGCGTCTCCCCGCCTATGATTGGCAGCTCCACAGACCTAAAATACTGCAGCCTGCCCGATCTGCCCTGCCTGACCAAGTGGAAGAGCATCTGGTATGGTTACGACGAGTTCGCGTATCTGCAGGAGGGCGAGAGCCAGGCGGCCCAAGGACAATGCACCCACTGCCTGCCCACCTGCAATGGAGTGAGTTTCCGCATCACAAGCAATGTGGCGCCCATGCGCCTCAACTACAATGGCACCGGCTACCGTACGGGTCTACT AAAAGGGCTGACCAACGAGCGACCCTTGGCTGTCATCAAGTTCTTCTTCAAGTTGCGCTTTGCACAGGCCACCAAATCGGAGCTGGTCAGCACTTGGGTGGTGCTCCTTA ATCGCTTTGGGGGCATCCTCTCGCTTATGTACGGCTTTAGCATAGTTAGCTACATCGAGATATTCTATTACCTCACGGGCAAGTGGTTCGTCTACATCTGCAGAGCATTTACCAAGAGGCAACCACCACGACCAGTCAGAGGAAACAACAGCCTCTACTGGGATGAGTTGATGCCCAAGGGATTAGGATTAAGGGTGCCCAATTAG
- the ppk18 gene encoding sodium channel protein Nach isoform X3, with translation MTQVEAPSNYLRLFKEFLRQSSINGLHPFLYPTPIRYAKALWLTLMAAIVVWTHVVIVNLTLEYLDQPTEIHMAPDLVHVANSPFPAVGVCTANKISQRLLRSYAVKLYHHQEKSKSNDESTLQRVALDVDDMAERLLVLAQFYLNPLDTPQLDEAQLQRLHWLLSSYHNDTGYSVRDILRQLSPDCGELIIRGIVYGSPVNTSQMFVKRPTSSNVCCIFNYRRPSYSQIAHIRAEDNAEMGAQPKVVFESNSILNSVQFVLQDTPEDDQTNTFMTNNAFQLTIFPQEDYATVQSTTLGEILVDHNTIVEIPIQPTFFSSSEGVRTVSPEARRCYFPEEGRKLINQSYYSIDECLLLCRSKSMMDHCGCVSPPMIGSSTDLKYCSLPDLPCLTKWKSIWYGYDEFAYLQEGESQAAQGQCTHCLPTCNGVSFRITSNVAPMRLNYNGTGYRTGLLKGLTNERPLAVIKFFFKLRFAQATKSELVSTWVVLLIFPCRSLWGHPLAYVRL, from the exons ATGACTCAAGTGGAGGCCCCCTCCAACTATCTCCGCCTGTTCAAGGAGTTTCTGCGCCAGAGCTCCATCAATGGCCTGCACCCGTTCCTGTACCCCACACCCATCCGATACGCCAA AGCACTCTGGCTGACGCTGATGGCCGCAATAGTGGTGTGGACCCACGTTGTTATCGTCAATCTCACCCTGGAGTACCTAGACCAGCCAACAGAGATCCATATGGCCCCCGATCTGGTGCACGTGGCCAACAGCCCCTTTCCGGCGGTCGGCGTCTGCACCGCCAATAAGATCAGCCAGCGTCTGCTGCGCAGCTATGCCGTCAAACT TTATCATCACCAGGAAAAGTCCAAATCCAACGACGAGTCTACGCTGCAGAGGGTGGCCCTAGATGTGGACGATATGGCCGAAcgcctgctggtgctggcgcaGTTCTATCTGAATCCCCTGGACACCCCGCAGCTGGACGaggcgcagctgcagcggctcCACTGGCTGCTCTCCAGCTACCACAACGACACTGGCTACTCGGTTCGTGATATATTGCGTCAACTGTCGCCAGACTGTGGCGAATTGATAATCCGAGGCATTGTCTACGGCTCCCCTGTGAACACCAGCCAAATGTTTGTCAAGCGACCGACTTCATCGAATGTGTGCTGCATATTTAACTATCGCCGACCcagctattcccaaattgc GCACATACGAGCGGAGGATAATGCCGAGATGGGGGCCCAGCCAAAGGTGGTGTTTGAGTCCAATTCCATTTTGAACAGCGTGCAGTTTGTGCTGCAGGACACACCAGAGGATGATCAGACCAACACTTTCATGACCAACAATGCGTTTCAG CTGACAATCTTCCCGCAGGAGGATTATGCCACCGTTCAGTCCACTACTTTGGGAGAAATACTCGTTGATCACAACACCATTGTCGAGATTCCCATTCAGCCCACGTTCTTCAGCTCCAGCGAAGGAGTGCGCACCGTCTCGCCGGAAGCTCGTCGCTGCTACTTTCCCGAGGAGGGGAGGAAGCTCATCAACCA ATCGTATTACTCGATTGACGagtgcctgctgctgtgtcGCAGCAAAAGCATGATGGATCACTGCGGCTGCGTCTCCCCGCCTATGATTGGCAGCTCCACAGACCTAAAATACTGCAGCCTGCCCGATCTGCCCTGCCTGACCAAGTGGAAGAGCATCTGGTATGGTTACGACGAGTTCGCGTATCTGCAGGAGGGCGAGAGCCAGGCGGCCCAAGGACAATGCACCCACTGCCTGCCCACCTGCAATGGAGTGAGTTTCCGCATCACAAGCAATGTGGCGCCCATGCGCCTCAACTACAATGGCACCGGCTACCGTACGGGTCTACT AAAAGGGCTGACCAACGAGCGACCCTTGGCTGTCATCAAGTTCTTCTTCAAGTTGCGCTTTGCACAGGCCACCAAATCGGAGCTGGTCAGCACTTGGGTGGTGCTCCTTA TTTTCCCTTGCAGATCGCTTTGGGGGCATCCTCTCGCTTATGTACGGCTTTAG
- the LOC4817137 gene encoding zinc carboxypeptidase A 1, with amino-acid sequence MSLTKSLLLALLAVVALAGVSAERARYDNYRLYKANAENAEQLAVLKQLESSSDSILFLDGVHIVGADVKMVVAPHKVPDLLEILGKAEIKYLLQSSDVQKTMDEIDEKVAMKGRAGEAYNWAQYYELDDTYAWLQTLAIENPGVVTLIEGGKTYQGRSILGVKITKSGKEKPGIFLEAGIHAREWIAPAAATYIINQLLTSEVEAVKQLAENYTWYVLPHANPDGYVYTHTTDRMWRKTRTPYQSCFGADPNRNWAFHWNEVGASSNPCSDTYAGPSAFSEIETLSLSNYLASLKGKIQLYISLHAYSQYLLYPYGHTGDLPDNVADFRKVYDVSIAAVNKRYGTTYTGGNIYDAIYPAAGASVDWAYGTQDVRMAFCYELRPSSNSLITGFKLPAAQIVPASEELLDSIVAMAAEVNNLGYFN; translated from the coding sequence ATGTCGCTGACCAAGTCCCTTTTGTTGGCCCTCCTGGCCGTCGTGGCCCTGGCGGGAGTCAGCGCCGAGCGCGCCCGCTATGACAACTACCGCCTGTACAAGGCGAACGCGGAGAATGCCGAGCAGCTGGCCGTGCTGAAGCAGCTCGAGAGCTCCAGCGACTCCATCCTGTTCCTGGACGGAGTGCACATTGTGGGAGCCGATGTCAAGATGGTTGTGGCCCCGCACAAGGTGCCCGATCTACTGGAGATCCTCGGCAAGGCCGAGATCAAGTATTTGCTGCAGTCCAGCGACGTGCAGAAGACCATGGACGAGATCGACGAGAAGGTGGCCATGAAGGGACGCGCTGGCGAGGCCTACAACTGGGCGCAGTACTACGAGCTGGACGACACCTACGCCTGGCTGCAGACCCTGGCCATTGAAAACCCCGGAGTCGTTACCCTTATCGAGGGCGGCAAGACCTATCAGGGACGCTCTATTCTGGGCGTGAAGATCACCAAGAGCGGCAAGGAGAAGCCCGGCATTTTCCTGGAGGCCGGCATCCACGCTCGCGAGTGGATCGCCCCCGCGGCGGCCACCTACATCATTAACCAGCTGCTGACCTCCGAAGTGGAGGCTGTTAAGCAGCTGGCCGAGAACTACACCTGGTACGTCCTGCCCCACGCCAACCCCGACGGCTACGTCTACACCCATACCACCGACCGGATGTGGCGCAAGACACGCACCCCCTACCAGAGCTGCTTCGGCGCCGATCCTAACCGCAACTGGGCCTTCCACTGGAACGAGGTGGGCGCCAGCTCCAACCCCTGCTCCGATACCTATGCCGGCCCCTCAGCCTTCTCCGAAATCGAGACTCTTTCCCTGTCCAACTACCTTGCCTCGCTGAAGGGCAAGATCCAGCTGTACATCTCCCTGCACGCCTACTCCCAGTACCTGCTCTATCCCTACGGACACACCGGAGATCTCCCCGACAACGTGGCCGACTTTAGGAAGGTCTACGACGTGTCCATTGCCGCCGTGAACAAGCGCTACGGCACTACGTACACCGGAGGCAACATCTACGATGCCATCTATCCAGCGGCCGGTGCTAGCGTGGACTGGGCCTACGGTACCCAGGATGTGCGCATGGCCTTCTGCTACGAGCTGCGTCCCTCCTCGAACAGCCTCATCACCGGCTTCAAGCTGCCAGCCGCACAGATTGTGCCAGCCAGCGAGGAGCTCCTCGACTCGATCGTGGCCATGGCCGCTGAGGTCAACAACCTAGGCTACTTCAACTAA